A genomic window from Streptomyces sp. MST-110588 includes:
- a CDS encoding NUDIX hydrolase yields MTYTETFETIRYAADVVVTTADGYVLLIERGWDPFKGQWALPGGHVDPGETSRAAAARELAEEAGVHAAPEELHQIGTFDQPDRDPRGRYVTVAYHLAVIPGTIIDAGDDATNAQWWPLSDLPPLAFDHADIIDAAVEPTS; encoded by the coding sequence ATGACTTACACCGAGACCTTCGAGACCATCCGCTACGCCGCCGACGTCGTCGTCACCACGGCCGACGGGTACGTTCTGCTGATCGAACGTGGCTGGGACCCGTTCAAGGGCCAGTGGGCGCTGCCCGGCGGGCACGTCGACCCCGGCGAGACGAGCCGCGCCGCCGCCGCCCGCGAACTCGCCGAAGAGGCCGGCGTGCACGCAGCACCGGAAGAGCTGCACCAGATCGGCACGTTCGACCAGCCCGACCGCGACCCGCGCGGCAGGTACGTCACCGTTGCCTACCACCTGGCCGTCATCCCCGGAACGATCATCGACGCTGGCGATGACGCGACCAACGCCCAGTGGTGGCCCCTCAGTGACCTGCCGCCGCTCGCGTTCGACCACGCCGACATCATCGACGCGGCTGTGGAGCCAACCTCCTGA
- a CDS encoding winged helix-turn-helix domain-containing protein, translated as MEQSPEAPKQTPTAKEIAAEFRKKITGPNREYGPGDRLPAARKLAKDLGVQLMTVQSAYGQLRDEGLVLTQQGRGTFVRDPSMPLGTEPGSSPAFAALAAELSSIHDALRLLGERLDRLEQLVGDGTPPSP; from the coding sequence ATGGAGCAGAGCCCAGAAGCGCCCAAGCAGACGCCCACAGCCAAGGAGATCGCTGCGGAGTTCCGCAAGAAGATCACGGGCCCCAACCGCGAGTACGGCCCGGGAGACCGGCTCCCTGCGGCTCGTAAGCTCGCCAAAGACCTTGGCGTGCAGCTCATGACCGTGCAGAGCGCATACGGCCAGCTCCGCGACGAGGGATTGGTTCTCACCCAACAAGGCCGCGGGACGTTCGTCCGTGACCCCTCGATGCCGCTCGGCACCGAGCCGGGCAGTAGCCCTGCCTTCGCCGCACTGGCCGCAGAACTCAGCTCGATTCATGACGCTCTTCGTCTGCTCGGTGAGCGACTGGACCGCCTTGAGCAGCTTGTCGGCGACGGGACTCCACCCTCGCCGTGA
- a CDS encoding flavoprotein, which produces MSSGKRGVLGVVGSAAGGVEALRTGLVEPAMDRGWQVAVTLTPTAGQWLRMSGEVERLERLTGLPVRDEPRLPGEARPHPPVDCYVVAPASANMVAKLATGLMDNQALTQVGEAIGTFGLPVVVFPRVNAAHARHPAWKGHIDALRAGGVRVVYGPDVWPLYEPREAPAGRELPWAAVLDAVEEATQ; this is translated from the coding sequence GTGAGTTCAGGTAAGCGCGGCGTGCTCGGGGTCGTCGGGTCGGCGGCCGGGGGTGTAGAGGCACTGCGTACCGGTCTGGTCGAACCCGCGATGGACCGCGGATGGCAGGTGGCCGTCACGCTAACGCCGACCGCAGGTCAGTGGCTGCGGATGAGCGGGGAGGTTGAGCGGCTGGAGCGGCTCACCGGCCTACCCGTACGCGACGAACCGCGCCTGCCTGGTGAGGCCCGGCCGCATCCGCCGGTTGATTGCTACGTGGTCGCTCCCGCCTCCGCCAACATGGTCGCCAAGCTCGCGACTGGCCTGATGGACAACCAGGCGCTGACCCAGGTTGGCGAGGCTATCGGCACCTTCGGTCTGCCGGTCGTCGTCTTCCCGCGGGTGAACGCGGCGCATGCTCGCCACCCCGCGTGGAAAGGTCACATCGACGCTCTTCGGGCTGGGGGAGTGCGCGTCGTCTACGGCCCCGACGTCTGGCCGCTGTACGAGCCGAGGGAAGCGCCGGCGGGGCGGGAACTTCCGTGGGCCGCAGTGCTCGATGCCGTGGAGGAAGCCACGCAATGA
- a CDS encoding helix-turn-helix transcriptional regulator: MRGLGDHLSIGERIAFYRKRRGYTQEVLAGLVGRSTDWLAKIETGRRKPPRIDMLAELSRILRVPLGDLLGQTVLMEDERQQDDVPAVRDALMTPRRLSRLLFGPQAETQLPTPAPVAVRVEQAWNDYQGGRLGSVIAALPALLQTAQELEDRAARRGDDRSDCWAVSARTHHLAATTLAKIGESDISWLAAERAMRAADESDDPLVLASAARSGTHALLANGRYDDALELGNAAARWLSSRVTENDPAALSLLGMIHLRAAVAAARHQDRPTATGLLDRAEELADDLGSDENYWQTGFGPTNVLLHRLSVELDLDNVSYVVEHGRINVDHMPQERSVSHRIDYARALSLAGQGDEAFAELRTAERTSPQLVRNNPRVRETLRGLIKQSPVTGGSRSSEVFVMAQRCRAVQ, translated from the coding sequence ATGCGTGGTCTTGGAGATCACCTAAGCATCGGCGAGCGCATCGCGTTCTACCGGAAGCGCCGCGGCTACACGCAAGAGGTGCTGGCCGGTCTGGTCGGTCGTAGCACTGACTGGCTCGCGAAGATCGAGACCGGGCGCCGGAAGCCGCCCCGCATCGACATGCTCGCGGAGCTATCACGCATCCTGCGCGTGCCCCTCGGGGACCTGCTCGGACAGACCGTCCTCATGGAAGACGAGCGCCAACAGGACGACGTCCCCGCCGTACGAGACGCTCTCATGACCCCACGCCGCCTCTCGCGTCTGCTCTTCGGCCCCCAGGCTGAGACTCAGCTACCGACACCCGCCCCCGTGGCCGTACGGGTGGAGCAGGCATGGAACGACTACCAGGGCGGACGGCTCGGCAGTGTCATCGCCGCTCTTCCCGCACTGCTTCAGACCGCACAGGAGTTGGAAGATCGCGCGGCGCGGCGCGGCGACGACCGTAGCGATTGTTGGGCAGTGTCGGCCCGTACGCACCATCTCGCCGCTACGACGCTCGCGAAGATCGGTGAGTCTGACATCTCATGGCTCGCTGCCGAGCGCGCGATGCGAGCCGCTGATGAGTCGGACGATCCGCTCGTGCTGGCATCCGCGGCCCGGTCCGGCACGCATGCTCTGCTTGCCAATGGGCGCTACGACGATGCTCTCGAGCTGGGCAACGCTGCGGCAAGGTGGCTGTCATCCCGGGTGACAGAGAACGACCCGGCCGCGCTCAGCTTGCTCGGGATGATCCACCTGCGTGCCGCAGTCGCGGCAGCGAGGCATCAGGACCGGCCCACCGCAACGGGGCTGTTGGACCGTGCCGAAGAACTCGCGGACGACCTTGGGTCGGATGAGAACTACTGGCAGACCGGATTCGGGCCGACGAACGTCCTGCTCCATCGCCTGTCCGTTGAGCTGGACCTGGACAACGTCTCGTACGTGGTGGAACACGGCCGGATCAACGTCGACCACATGCCGCAGGAGCGCAGCGTTTCCCACCGCATCGACTACGCGCGGGCTCTGTCGCTCGCTGGCCAGGGAGACGAGGCGTTTGCGGAGCTGCGTACTGCTGAGCGCACGTCGCCGCAGCTTGTACGCAACAATCCGAGGGTGCGCGAGACGTTGCGGGGCCTGATCAAGCAGTCTCCCGTGACCGGCGGATCGCGTTCGTCCGAGGTGTTCGTGATGGCGCAACGGTGCAGGGCGGTGCAGTGA
- a CDS encoding restriction endonuclease → MAEFKINTRAVERVQRDQTRSIPFGILRKVRLGDHARTWRGAKVAGRSGAGSSDPYARELARLAKEEERARKAAEAEAKRRAREEKLAYEAARAQQAIDRTSVIEHDVEQLSTLLRAAVLDHRPLSFDALRQEFTPSAFAPKTGMSTHRPLPCWEEYEPEPPQRWLGALGFGRKRYDAEMEAARQRFDRALQDHSRDEQKRLEKLREARARHEERMRQKTARVEEWNAAVEERRNAYRDRDVDAVEWFIDQVLAASAYPHDFPRAHQVRYQADTGDLLVQIDLPLEDVVPTARAYRYVKTRDEFTPVPRPEKERKELYASVLAQTALRTVYELFSADTEGVVRSIALNGHVATIDRATGREVHPCLVTLQADREEFNQLVLTQVDPRACLKRLRSIISPNPYELEPVRPLVTFDLSKFRLMDSMDVVAGLDSRPVLTDLTPTEFEHLVRQLFEAIGLDSVNTQPSQDEGVDAVAMNTDPVMKGLCIIQAKRTAKVVPFETVSALAGVVEHKRAAKGILVTTSWFGRASEAFASEHGRLELLDGANLVHLFKEHMGLDVIPGPVPPKRRPR, encoded by the coding sequence ATGGCCGAATTCAAGATCAACACGCGTGCCGTCGAGCGGGTACAACGGGACCAGACGCGGTCGATTCCGTTCGGAATACTGCGGAAGGTGCGACTGGGCGATCACGCGCGGACCTGGAGGGGGGCCAAGGTGGCGGGCAGGAGCGGGGCGGGCAGCAGCGACCCGTACGCACGGGAACTGGCACGACTGGCCAAGGAGGAAGAGCGGGCCCGGAAGGCGGCTGAGGCCGAGGCCAAGCGGCGGGCGCGCGAAGAGAAGCTGGCGTATGAGGCTGCCCGCGCCCAGCAAGCCATCGACCGAACGAGCGTGATCGAGCACGACGTCGAGCAGCTTTCGACGCTGCTGCGCGCGGCGGTGCTGGACCACCGCCCCCTGTCATTCGACGCGCTCCGGCAGGAATTCACGCCATCGGCATTCGCCCCCAAGACGGGCATGTCGACACATAGGCCCTTGCCGTGCTGGGAAGAGTACGAGCCCGAGCCTCCACAAAGATGGCTTGGGGCACTCGGCTTTGGCCGTAAACGGTATGACGCGGAGATGGAGGCGGCCCGTCAACGGTTCGACAGGGCTCTGCAAGACCACTCACGTGACGAACAGAAGCGTCTGGAGAAGCTCCGAGAGGCGCGCGCCCGGCACGAAGAGCGCATGCGGCAGAAGACGGCCCGGGTCGAGGAATGGAACGCCGCTGTCGAGGAGCGCCGCAACGCCTACCGGGACAGGGATGTCGATGCTGTCGAGTGGTTCATCGACCAGGTGTTGGCTGCTTCCGCATACCCGCACGACTTCCCGAGAGCCCATCAGGTGCGGTACCAGGCCGACACCGGTGACCTGCTCGTCCAGATCGATCTGCCGCTGGAGGATGTGGTTCCCACAGCTCGTGCATACCGGTACGTGAAGACGCGCGACGAGTTCACGCCGGTCCCGCGTCCGGAAAAGGAACGTAAGGAGCTGTACGCGTCGGTCCTGGCACAGACCGCCCTGCGAACCGTGTACGAGCTCTTCTCCGCCGACACCGAGGGGGTGGTGCGGTCCATTGCGTTGAACGGTCATGTGGCCACCATCGACCGAGCCACCGGGCGCGAAGTACATCCATGCCTGGTCACGCTTCAAGCGGATCGGGAAGAGTTCAACCAGCTAGTGCTGACACAGGTGGACCCTCGGGCCTGTCTCAAACGGCTCCGCTCCATTATCTCGCCGAACCCATACGAGTTGGAACCGGTGCGCCCACTGGTCACATTCGACCTGTCCAAGTTCCGGCTCATGGACAGCATGGACGTCGTCGCGGGCCTGGACAGCCGGCCTGTACTGACCGACCTGACGCCCACGGAATTCGAGCACCTCGTCCGGCAGTTGTTCGAAGCCATCGGGCTGGACAGCGTCAACACGCAGCCGTCACAGGACGAGGGGGTCGACGCGGTCGCCATGAACACCGACCCCGTCATGAAAGGGCTATGCATCATCCAGGCAAAACGCACTGCCAAAGTGGTGCCGTTCGAGACGGTGTCCGCACTCGCCGGCGTGGTGGAACACAAGCGGGCAGCCAAAGGCATACTCGTGACGACCTCTTGGTTCGGCCGTGCCAGCGAGGCATTCGCCAGCGAACACGGGCGCCTAGAACTCCTCGACGGAGCGAACCTGGTGCACCTTTTCAAGGAACACATGGGCCTGGACGTCATCCCCGGCCCGGTACCACCGAAGCGCCGTCCCCGCTAA